Part of the Spiroplasma turonicum genome, ACTTCCTCATAAACATATATTTTATTATATCTTATTTTTTCTAAAAGATTAATATCAAGTGGTTTTATAAATCTAGCGTTAACTAAATTAATTTTTAAATTATTTTTTTTAATAAACTCTTTTAACTTTTCTAATACAACACCATAGGATATTAAAGTTTTATTGTATTTATTATTATAAATTAAGAAATCTCAATCTCCAATATTAAATTTTGATACAATTTCGGTATTAATAATTTCTTTATTTTCGTAACGCAAAAAGAAAATATTACTTTCATTATTAAACATTAATTTAACTAGGTTTTTAACATCATTATAATCATAAGGTTGACATATTATGCTATTTATAATATTAGAAGCTATAGAAATATCATAAATACCATGGTGGCTAACTCCCCCACTGAAACTTAAACCTCCCCTATCGATTAAGAAATTAACATTGTTGTTATTCCTTGCTATATCGTGTATTAATTGATCAACTATTCTTTGTGTAAATGTAGAATAAATAGAAACAATAACCTTTTTATTAACATTTGAAAGCGCATTTGCAACAAGAAGAACAATTTCTTCATTGATACCTAAATCAATAACGTTTTCTGGAAAATTAAGTGATAAGTTCATAAAACCTGAGGGATAAAGCATTGAAGGTGATAATAAATAACATTTACTTGTAAATAATTTTTCCACTTCTTTAGATATTATTTTAGGATAAGTATTTTCAACTTCTTTTTCTGCAGTATGATTATACAACAATGGTAGTGCACCATTATAACCGATTGCTTTAGTTGTTTTAAAGTGGATCAATGTATTCTTGTTTAATTCTTTGGTTTTATTAATAGCTTTAAAAATACTTTTAAAGTCATTGCCATTTTCACAATATATATATCTTATATCTAAAGATTCACAATATTTTTCGATATTTTCAACCCTTGGTGATGAAGTACCAATAGATTCATTATTATCATTTAGAAAAATTATAATTCTGCTTTTTGACTTTTTTATGTTTAACAGTGTTCCATGAGTATAAGACGTAAAAAATGAAGCATCACCTATCATTACCACAATATTTTTTTTAAAACCTAATATACCATAACCTAATGCATATGCTAAAGCAGTTGAAGAATGACCATTACTTATTCAATCATACTTAGTTTCATTAAATTCTTGGAAATTACTTAAACCTTTATAATTTTTTAATGATTTAAATTTTTCTATACCGTTTACAATAAGTTTAAAAACATGTGACTGATGACCAG contains:
- a CDS encoding 1-deoxy-D-xylulose-5-phosphate synthase N-terminal domain-containing protein, which encodes MHKDENIIEKIKSNNDIENLENIAKEIRSFLIDFVQYKNGHIGSNLGVVELTMSFFALFDIDNDILLFDTGHQSHVFKLIVNGIEKFKSLKNYKGLSNFQEFNETKYDWISNGHSSTALAYALGYGILGFKKNIVVMIGDASFFTSYTHGTLLNIKKSKSRIIIFLNDNNESIGTSSPRVENIEKYCESLDIRYIYCENGNDFKSIFKAINKTKELNKNTLIHFKTTKAIGYNGALPLLYNHTAEKEVENTYPKIISKEVEKLFTSKCYLLSPSMLYPSGFMNLSLNFPENVIDLGINEEIVLLVANALSNVNKKVIVSIYSTFTQRIVDQLIHDIARNNNNVNFLIDRGGLSFSGGVSHHGIYDISIASNIINSIICQPYDYNDVKNLVKLMFNNESNIFFLRYENKEIINTEIVSKFNIGDWDFLIYNNKYNKTLISYGVVLEKLKEFIKKNNLKINLVNARFIKPLDINLLEKIRYNKIYVYEEVLETNSLYEKIINYYKSKADVFGFNIKSNKVMHGNENDLLKECSLDVINIFNFITKD